AAGAAGACCTAGGCGACATGCATAGCCAGCATCTCCTAGGTAGATCTTAACACCGGGAATGTTGATGCCATCAGGACGACTCATGCTGTCATTGAGAATGTTAGCATTATGTGCTGACCCTTCCCAGCCAGCGAGCACATATGTGAACTTCAGATTGAAGTAAGCAACAACAAGCACATTCTAGCTTGTGTAGTGCTTTCTCCCCCTGTATGCTGCAACATGTGACCTTGGCACTCTAGCAGTGACATGAGTACCACATTACGACATGAATACCTAGCAGTGGCGGGCGCAAAAATGCCAGCAGTGACGGGCCAAACTCACATGCTTGCCCGCCACCAACCTCTCGCCACTGCTATAACCGCATCAATGGTGGGCGCCCGTTCGCCATTGGTAGAGCCTCTGTTGTGGCGGGCGCACAGTCATGCTCGCCGGTGCTTAAAGATAAAACAATGGTGGCGGGCTTGCCATGCAAATTAAAAATATGTGCATCCATGGCTGCGTTTTGCAAGAAACCAAGATCATAAATTGCAGGATAAGTTAACCACAAGCTAATTGTTATCAAGCAATAATATTAGTAAAACATAAATCAGTAAACATATATATGTTCAACAACTCTGTAATGTCTAGTAATTACACGGTACAATAAAATAAGTATATAAAAACATATATGTCAATAAAGTGGCCCAGAAACCAATACATATATGCATGACATCCTGGTCATCACCGAAAGTATGTACTACGGTGATTGTTGGACATCTTACCACAGATATATTCTGTTGTCGCCCGGATGACCCTCCTCAAATTCGTCAAGAAAAGGTAAGAACGAATTCCCAACTTGCATCCTGAATTCTGTGGCAATTCAATCCAATTTCGACCATCGAATTATGTTCTCCCTCTCTCCTTTGGTGTGAGTGAGGGTCAAGTAAATACCATTTTTTAACTGCATCATGTCGAACTGAATTGTCCACTCCTCATCGATGGCCAGGTTGGTCACACTGCATGAACTCCTCCCTTCCCCAACAAGGGATACCCTGAGCAtgataaaaagaaaacaaaaattaGATAATTGTGTGTGCAACATTATCAAACCACAAACTATAACACTAATTAAATGGAACATACCGCCCACTCCATAAAGTCGTCATGAAGATCGACACAGATCTCACTACAAGTTAGGTAAACTTTGTAACATGCACCTAGCCTCCTGCCGCCACATAAGTGGCATcttttgtaggcattggatcaccTAAGTTAGGTGAACTTtgttaattcaaccacacctgtaaGGATATCTTTTTGCAGCAATTTTTTTTGTAGAACATTAATTTGATAGTTTTAATATTAGCGAAGTGTATCCATTGGATCATCGATGAATAATTGTGTGGATGTCATTCACCATGTAACAGTCACAACCTagagtgacacagaactagctccaactCATCAAATTCAATGTAGGCCTGTATACCGTATATAGCTATACGTGCTTATAATAAAAACTTGCATAACATCTTTTGTCCAACCCTCCTGTGGCAACGGGGTCCTAATGAAAATCTTAGAGTAATTAAGGTCTCCTTtgaatagagaaccagaacaaagcattaacacataataaatacatgaactcctcatactacggtcatcaccggaggAGGTCCCAATTGCTATCACTTTGGAGTCtatggatcataacacataataggtgcatacaacttgcaagatatgatccaaaacactcttatattcatggaaacataatagtTTAAGATCTGAAATCATGGTACTCGGGCGCTAGTGACAagtattaagcatagcaaagtcatagcaataccaatctcagaacatagtggatactggGGACCAAACCCTAATTATAAATTGACTTGATTACATGACAAATATTATCCAtctccatcaccgtccagcaagttTACGAAGGAATTACCCACTctcggtggtgagcatcatgggCTTGTTGAGGGAGAAGGGTTGTTTGATGACAATGGCGACGAATcctcctctccggagccctgaacggactccagatcagccctccagATAAAGAATATGAGGTGGTGGCgcctctgtatcgtaaaacgcgatgaaactttctcCTCTATTTTTCTCTCCGCGAGACATAACTTATATGGCCAGAGGTAGGGCAAACGGAGGTTCTAGGGGCCCAAAAGCTTAGGTGGCGCACCCTAGGGCTCCGTGGTGGACCCCTCTAGCAGATCTTTTCGCTGATATTATTTATatattccagaaaaattctctgtaaagtttcgtccaattctgagaagttttatttttgcacaaagaCAACACCAAGGTAGTTTCGCTAAAAGCAAAGTTAGCCGAGTTAGTTTCATTCagatcatgcaaattagagtctaAAACAAAGAGAAAAAAATGTTTGGAAAAGAAGATACGTTTATAACGTATCACAAACTTTGACGGGCCACATGCTATAACGTCTAACTATGTCAATGCCCACTCCCATAAGGCAATCGGTAAAATAGGAGGATGGACCAGGCCCCCTTTGGACTTTGTTAAACTGGatgttgctgcttcttttgaTCATGATCTGCTTAGGGACACGGCGGGGGCTATTCTTAGAGATGAAAAAGGATGATATCTACCCGAGCGGATGATGACCGTCCGAGTGAATGAACTTTATCGGAGTGATCGAACGTAAACCCTGTTGTCATTCGGATAGATTGGGGACCTTGGGCCCTTTAATGCATGGTATTGTGGGTCCTTTGCATGGCCTAGAATGGGCTCATCATGGCAGGGCACGGTTATGAGCGTTTTAACGGCGGATGGCGCAGTCGCATGGATGGTATGACAAGTTGTCGCCCACGATGGTCGATCTGTCGTGCTCCCTTGCGCGCCTCTTTGGAGGAACTCGACACTCCTCCGCGAGCTGGCATGAAACGGTGACTTGCTCCTTCGGGCTAGACGACGGAGGTGGAGTAGCGGTCTCCCTCGCTCGTATCCAACGGACTCTTCCTGCTCGTGGGATGCCATCGAAAAGATGAAGACAATGATGAAAGAAGGAGACAGAGTGGATGCCATCAATTCTTTGTTCGACGCTTGCCATCTCAGCGGCATGAAGTAAGGGGATCCGGTGCCTCAACTTGGATGCGTAGACAGGTGTTTTCAAGGGCATCCAAATAATATGCCCTTCCTCATCGGTGTGTGGCGTGACAAAGAACTCTACAAATACTCCTAACCTTTCGTTCCGGCGATGGACGGGCAGGATTCGTTCCAGCCACGGCCGTGCTCTACCTCTCCTCCATCGGACAAGAAGAGAACCCTCTCCTCGCTTCTCCTTTCTTCTAACTCCCGCCGACCGCCCCCAAACCCCATCCAGCAAAAAGCCATGGCGGCCAAGCACCTGCTCTCCCGCGCCCGCCTCCTCCTCACCCGCCACCGCAGCCGCCCCACCATCCTCCCGCCCGCGCTCACCCGCCTCCTCTTCGGCGGGACAACCACCCCAGCcgagccggaggacgacgacaaggccagggcccgggcggcggcggcggcggccgttgCCCTGGACGCCAAGAGGGCCAAGCGGGAGGGctccgacgacgacgacgagggcGCCGGGCTGCCCTGGACGTCCTGGCGGCCCGACGTGGCCTGGCTGACCAAGGCCCTGGAGCCGGCGCTGCAGCTCTACAAGCACTACAACTGGAAGCCATTCGCCTGTGAGTAAAAGCAACCCTCTTTTCTTTTCTCCTCCATTGCTGCCTCTAACTGTTCGTGTGCTGCTCTAGTACGTAGTAGAATACATTTCGATAATCAAGCTCCCGGACAGATCGAGACACATGGATTAGGATTTTATTTAGGAAATCTCTACTAGGAATAATCCAGATCTTGCATTGCTGTTGCTAAAATGTCCCTTTTTTACAACAAGCCTGAATCTTTTATGGATAAATTTGATCAACCTGCCCCCAAAATCACTACTCCTATCCTATGTATGTAtgcatgtatgtatgtatgtatgtatgccACACTGAAATCAGTCAGGTACTActaggtactccctccgtctcaaaataagtgttGCAGACTAGTACTAAATCAGCGTCACATTTCTTTGGGGCGGAGGGAGTAACTACACTACCACATTTGGGGGTCATCACGTTCTAACTTCGCAATGTTAGGGCAAACGAACAATTTCGCTGATCGCTGCGGTTGCAGACATGACTATTTCGATTGTTAGTCATAACTGGCTAACTAGGTTGTTTTTCTGCAATAGAACTTGCTCCAATCAGATCTCTTTAATTACAAAGCTAAAGAGAAGCTAACATCATGCAATCTGGATGCATGCAGCTGACAACATCCCCGCAAGCACCCGCACTTTTAGCGAGATCATAAGTGACCTCCAGCACAGCAAGGTGAGCATACAGGACTGGAGCCTCAGTGATCTTACCGTCGGTCTCTACCTCATTTACCTTACCCAAGCTTCTGCAAAGAATGCTCAAGCTTTCAAGGGCGTCCAGATATCCTCCAATAAGAAGGTATGTCCTGCATATTGTTGTACTCTTCGAAATGTTAGATTTAGACTCTATATTGACTGTTTATGCTTCTGACAGACCATCCATAAATGCACTAGCTTGCGCGTCTGATGGGTTTCACCTCTTTCCCATTTTTCTAGGTCCAAGAATTAATTTATCACCTTGAGCTCGCAAAGGGTTGCTATAAGGGCAGTGCCACTGGGCTTGCAAAGCATAGCATGCTCCGGCCGAGGAATGTTTTGAAGTTTGTCAAGGATTCTAGTATTTTCAGACCTGGATATTACATCGGCATCGATCCACGTGCTAAACTGGTCATCCTTGGGATTCGTGGAACCCATACGGTTTATGACCTTGTCACCGATTTGGTTGCATTGAGCGATAAGAAGGTGTCACCTAAAGGTTTCTCAACACACTTTGGAACATACGAGGCCGCTCGATGGTACCTACGCCATGAGTTGAGCATCATCAGAAAATGTTTGGAAAAACACAAGGTGGGAAATAGCTAGTATTTTAGGCATAATATCTGCCTCTTCCTTTAATTTCCTCTGCTTATTTCCTTCTGTAATTTTCTTCAAAGCAAGCAGGACTACAAGTTGCGGTTGGTGGGCCACTCCCTTGGAGGAGCTTCAGCTGCCTTGCTTGCCATAATGCTAAGGAAGAAGTCGAAGGAGGAGCTTGGATTTAGTCCAGACATAGTTTCAGCTGTTGGATTTGGAGTCCCACCCTGTGTATCGAGAGAGATAGCTGAGAGTTGCGCAAGCTATGTCACCACTGTTGTACTGCAGGTTCGTTTCGGGTTTCCGTTGGTATATAAATCTTGTTTTGGCTGCTTCCCCTGTCTGAACTTTGTAGTTGACATGTCTTCTGTCTTGCAGGATGACATAGTTCCTAGGTTAAGTGCAGCTTCGCTGGCAAGATTGCGAAATGAAATAATTGAAACAGATTGGTAAGCACTGAAACTGAAGTGCAGCAAATGACAAAACATTTGTAGATTACATGTCAGGAAATTTTCTTCAGGTTGCTTGGGCAAAGAGAACCTGCTGAGTGATTATCCTTCTTGCTGTGGTGATTGAACTTTCTTTGAATAGCCCCTTTTCCCCGGTAGCATGTTGTTATGATTAGCAGTTTAGCACTCCAAGTTCTGAAGTTTAAGACAGACTTTTGGATGTATCTGCATACATGTTTCTGAATCAGGCTGTTTTGTAGGGCCAAAGTCTTGGAGAAGGAAGACTGGAAGCATATAGTGGATATTGTGACTAATGCTAAGCTTGTCGTTTCCTCCATCCAAGATGTGGCCAACAAACTTGCCGATTACGCCAAAGTTGTAACATCAGCTAGCTCCGGTGGTAAGTCCAATATGATAGGAATGTGGGTCTTGGATCATCCATTAGGGTGTTTATTAGGCTTTTTATCATACTGAATCTGGCGTGACTCTTGCTCCTGTCAGATTCTGTGAAAGACCCGCCCCGTCTTCAGGGCCCGACGAAAGTTTTGAAGCCTGACGGTGAAGAAGACGTGTATGTGCCTGAGGATCTCTTCCTCCCAGGGACGCTGTATTACCTCCAGCGGGACGTCGAGAATATAAACGGTGTCGAGGACGAGTCGTACACGCTCTGGAGAGGTGATGCCGGGGAGAATTTCCAGCGGATACTGTTGTCTGGCAACTTGATGTCTGATCACAAATGTGATAGCATACAGTACGCCCTCAGAGATGTGCTCAAGACTCTACCTCTCCCTTTGCCTCTGCAGGAGGATTAAGTTCCAAAGCTTATGTAGGAAGGCGGGTTTTGCAAAATCGAGTGTTTTGTTGTACAGTTTTAGGTTATGTAAGGGATTTCCAAGAATAACAAAGTGCTAGCAAACTCTCAAGTTGCAGTCCAGAGTTTCTGGTGCTGATCTAGGTGTAGTATACCTCTTCTTTTTTACAGGAGGTATAGTGTAACTCTTGTTTGAAGCTTGAGATAAAAGGGTGATGAGACAGAGTAAGAGTTCGATGGATCGATATCTGTTTCCCCTCTTTAGAACAAAGGTTTTATCTTGAACCAGTATCCTAGGACCATATAGTCATGGTATCACAACTCGGTGAAAAATCATATCTGCAAGTTCAAAAACTAGATTTTTCTCTAACCGGATGAAGCTTACAACTCTGTCTCCAGCAACCATTGGCAGAGCCAGGTTTTACTGGAATGGGTGTTCAGAGTTCATGGTTTTACAAATTTCATAGCTATTTTCCAATGTATACGTTTTTTTATCTGCCTACCTATGTTTTCTTGCCAGAATTAATGGGTGTACATATGTACACCAATGTTCCCTTGTAGCTCCGCCCATGCAACCAACATCCGCCTCGCCCATTACAACAAcaaagatgatgatgatgatgatggcccacATTTTCGTAAGCTATATATACTCGGTCTGACTCAATTCATCGTGAAAAGTCCTTGGGAGTGAAAATAAACACCTAATGACCCTACAACAGTTAGTTCAATATTTTGAGTTCAAAAATTAGTGGAATTATTCTGAGTTAAACTCCGAGAAATGGTGAGTACAGAATGCACTCATCATGGCTTACAATGTAATTATTTCACCTAAACCTATCTTACAATATAGTTCTTTCACCAATATTATACAACAAAAGATAAGGTTATGTAGTAAagaaaacaaacaaaagaaaataaacacATATGCACCAGAAGTTGTGCCGTCAAGTGTTTTTCTTCTAACTACACCTTCCCTTGTCTCTAACTTTACAAATATTTAATCCACTCTCCCCCACTAACAAGGCGATAATGGCGACAATAGTTTGCTCCTCCCTTCCCTGTTTGCCACTCTGGGGAAATGAGGGGGAGGTAGCCCTAGTTCCTCAACTCTGATGTGTTTATAGGGCTGTCATAGGTGTTTTAAGGACACTTTTTTTGTAGTTGCAAGGACACCGTTTTGATGTTGGGGATGGTGTCGCGCCAAAATAATATGCCTCTCCTTTCCTCCTATCTCGCCAGTGTCAGTGTCGTGGTCGGCGCCGATGAGCAGGTGGCTCGATCAACTCCCAGAGCTCCGTAACAGGGGAGTCTTGTGGCTGATGGTCGATGCATGACACTCGCATGAGTGATGCTGACGTTATACTTTGGCGTCTTGCGGTGGAGTGCATGGTAGGGGGCAGCGTTCTCTCTTCTCCGACCATGTTGAAGGACGTTGATGATGATGAGTTCTAGCAGAGGAAGATCGTCGGCCGACATGCCACAAA
This genomic window from Aegilops tauschii subsp. strangulata cultivar AL8/78 chromosome 4, Aet v6.0, whole genome shotgun sequence contains:
- the LOC109767720 gene encoding uncharacterized protein, which translates into the protein MDGQDSFQPRPCSTSPPSDKKRTLSSLLLSSNSRRPPPNPIQQKAMAAKHLLSRARLLLTRHRSRPTILPPALTRLLFGGTTTPAEPEDDDKARARAAAAAAVALDAKRAKREGSDDDDEGAGLPWTSWRPDVAWLTKALEPALQLYKHYNWKPFASDNIPASTRTFSEIISDLQHSKVSIQDWSLSDLTVGLYLIYLTQASAKNAQAFKGVQISSNKKVQELIYHLELAKGCYKGSATGLAKHSMLRPRNVLKFVKDSSIFRPGYYIGIDPRAKLVILGIRGTHTVYDLVTDLVALSDKKVSPKGFSTHFGTYEAARWYLRHELSIIRKCLEKHKDYKLRLVGHSLGGASAALLAIMLRKKSKEELGFSPDIVSAVGFGVPPCVSREIAESCASYVTTVVLQDDIVPRLSAASLARLRNEIIETDWAKVLEKEDWKHIVDIVTNAKLVVSSIQDVANKLADYAKVVTSASSGDSVKDPPRLQGPTKVLKPDGEEDVYVPEDLFLPGTLYYLQRDVENINGVEDESYTLWRGDAGENFQRILLSGNLMSDHKCDSIQYALRDVLKTLPLPLPLQED